Genomic window (Leptospira kirschneri serovar Cynopteri str. 3522 CT):
GATCGAGGAAAATCTTCTTTCAGGTTTTCAAAACAACTATTTAGCAGTATTACATCTTAAAAAAAGTCTAATTTACTTTGCCATCGCCGATTTTTCGACTGGCGAAGTTTTCTATTCCTCCGTCTCGATTACCAGTTTGGAAAGATTAGTAGCGGAATTAGAAAAATTTAAACCGTCAGAAATTTGTGTTCCAAAATCTGAACATTCTTTCTTTCAAGAATTAGAATATTTTAAAAATAGAGAATTTACAGTCTTAAAAGACCAAATAGAAACTTCCGAAAAAGATTCGTTTCAAATACTTTCAAAATATTTAAACGAATATATCCGAGAAACATATAGAAATAACAAACTCGTTCTTAGAGAACCTAAAATACTGAGTTCTGGAAAGTTTTTGGAAATGGATCGGGAAACAATTCGTAATCTGGAACTTGTAGAAAACGAAAAAGAAAAGAACAATACTCTTTATTCTATATTCAATTTTTGCAATACTGCAAAAGGAAAAAGACTGCTCAAACAAAGGATACTATTCCCGGAATGTGATCCTGTTGTTCTTTATTCTCGTTGGGAAAAACAAGACATTCTTTTAAAAACCGTACTAGCTCCTTATATCACCGCGTTAAAAGACTTCGGAGATTTAGAAAGAATTCTAACACGTTTTAGAGGAAACCACGCATATCCTAGGGATTTCCGTTCTCTATTAAACTCAATTTCTTCAGGTATGAAACTAAAAGAAGAATTGGAAAAAATTTCTTATCCGTTTTTGATCCCGGTCGAAGAATTAAAAAAAATTTCCGATTTTATCCAGGAACGCCTGCATCCGGAAGACGATCTACCAGTGATTTTAGGAAACGGTATTTTTCTAAAAAAAGGATTCTCCCAAAAGCTGGATCAGGCCAGAGAAGCTGGGGTCAAAGGAAAAGATTGGATCTTAGATTTAGAAACGGAAGAAAAAAAAAGAACCGGTTTAAATACATTAAAAATTCGTTATAATAAAATCGTAGGCTATTTTATAGAAATTTCCAGGATTCAAGCGGAACAAGCTCCTAAAGATTATCTCAAAAAACAAACTCTCGTAGGAAGCGAACGTTTTACGACGCCTAAGTTAGAAGAAATAGAAAGAACCATTCTAGAAGCAGATGAAATCATACAAGAAATAGAAAGAACAGAATTCAATCGAATGGTGGAAGAAGTCTTGAAATTTTCATCTTCACTTCTTTCTTTTTCGGAAGAAATCGGAGATTTAGATTTTCAAATTTCGCTTTTAACCGCCAAAGACAAGTTTGGTTGGATTCGTCCAAAACTTTCCGAAGATCGTTCTTTAGATCTAAATGACTCCAGACATCCGGTCGTGGAAGCGACTCTTCCACCCGGTCAAGAATTTATTCCCAATTCCGTTTATTTAGATACTCAGGACAAAGCGATCGCAGTTTTGACAGGTCCGAATATGGCGGGTAAATCTACGTTTATGAGACAGATTGCCCTCAATCAGATCTTATTTCAGATAGGCGCATTTGTTCCTGCAAAATCTGCAAAACTTCCAATTGTAGATAAATTATTTACTAGGATCGGAGCGGGAGACAATCTCACCGCAGGAGAATCTACGTTCTTCGTGGAAATGAAAGAAACCGCGAATATACTCAATCATTATACAGAGGATTCTTTAATTCTATTTGATGAAGTAGGTAGAGGAACTTCCACTTATGACGGAATGAGCATCGCTTGGTCTATTCTAGAATATCTATCTTCTTTGTCCGTAAGACCTAAGACTATCTTTGCCACACATTATCACGAACTTACGGAACTTTCCCGTTTAGGGGGAATATTCAATCTTTATCTAGAAACTTTAGAAAAAGAAGATAGAGTTTTATTTCTTCGAAAAGTAAAAGTGGGAAAGGCAAAAAAATCTTTTGGGATCTATGTGGCAAAGATTGCGGGAGTTCCAGAACCAATTGTAAAAAGGGCAGCGGAACTACTAACCGATTTAGAATCCAAGAAAAAAGAAATTAAAATCCAAGAAGCACAACCTACACTATTTACAGAACCAGAAACTAAAAATCTAATTTCACAAACGGAAGAATCTATTTTAAAACTCAAACTAGAAGAGATGACTCCGATAGAAGCATTAAAAACTCTGGAAGATTTTCAAAAGAAGTTAAGGAAACAGAAATAAAAGAACGTCCATCGGAGCAAAATCGATCCAGTTTACGATCTGCTTTTTTAAACCTTCCTTTGCGTGAAAACCGATTCCAATTCCGGCTTCGTTTAACATCAAAGAATCATTTGCACCGTCGCCAATCGCCACCACTTGAGAAGGACGAATTTTTTCGCGATCTCGAATTGTTTTTAAACATTCTGATTTCTTATTTTTATCTACGATTTCTCCAAGAACGTTTCCGGAAAGTTCTCCATTTATTTTTTCCAAAACGTTTGCATAAACTTCGTCTATTCCGTATTGTTTTTGAAACATTTCTAAAATATCCGTAAAACCTCCGGAAAAAACTGCGGTTCTAGTATTATTTTCTTTTAATATTTTCAGAAGTCTTTCTACACCAGTATTCAATTCCAATTTAGGATATAATTCCGTAAAAATGGAACTAGAAAGACCTTTTAGATGGATACATCTTTTTTTTAAAGCCTCATTAAAATCTAGGTTTCCTTCCATCGCTTCTTTGGTCACGGAAGCTACTTTCTCATAAACTCCGGCGAGTCTTGCCAATTCGTCTATAACCTCTTGACGGATCAAGGTTGAATCCATATCAAACGCGAAAAAACTTTTTTCCTTAGGATCCAACAAACGATTCACTTGAATCAAATCCGCACCTTTTTTAGAAAACGTTTCTCTCCATTGAAGTAATTCGGAGCGTTCTAAAACACGCGGAATTTTCCATTCGATACAATTCCAAAAACCTCTATTCCGAATTTTAGAAGAAGAAAGTAAAAACGTTTCTTCCGGTTTTAAAGAAATAAAAT
Coding sequences:
- the mutS gene encoding DNA mismatch repair protein MutS, whose translation is MNLESTATSAEYWSDLADALNTPMMKQFLAIKKDFPDTILFFRMGDFYEMFLEDAKIASSILDIALTKRQNAVPMCGIPYHSKDNYISRLLNAGKKIAICEQSKPEEAGSKLMTRDVVRIITPGTVIEENLLSGFQNNYLAVLHLKKSLIYFAIADFSTGEVFYSSVSITSLERLVAELEKFKPSEICVPKSEHSFFQELEYFKNREFTVLKDQIETSEKDSFQILSKYLNEYIRETYRNNKLVLREPKILSSGKFLEMDRETIRNLELVENEKEKNNTLYSIFNFCNTAKGKRLLKQRILFPECDPVVLYSRWEKQDILLKTVLAPYITALKDFGDLERILTRFRGNHAYPRDFRSLLNSISSGMKLKEELEKISYPFLIPVEELKKISDFIQERLHPEDDLPVILGNGIFLKKGFSQKLDQAREAGVKGKDWILDLETEEKKRTGLNTLKIRYNKIVGYFIEISRIQAEQAPKDYLKKQTLVGSERFTTPKLEEIERTILEADEIIQEIERTEFNRMVEEVLKFSSSLLSFSEEIGDLDFQISLLTAKDKFGWIRPKLSEDRSLDLNDSRHPVVEATLPPGQEFIPNSVYLDTQDKAIAVLTGPNMAGKSTFMRQIALNQILFQIGAFVPAKSAKLPIVDKLFTRIGAGDNLTAGESTFFVEMKETANILNHYTEDSLILFDEVGRGTSTYDGMSIAWSILEYLSSLSVRPKTIFATHYHELTELSRLGGIFNLYLETLEKEDRVLFLRKVKVGKAKKSFGIYVAKIAGVPEPIVKRAAELLTDLESKKKEIKIQEAQPTLFTEPETKNLISQTEESILKLKLEEMTPIEALKTLEDFQKKLRKQK
- the serB gene encoding phosphoserine phosphatase SerB, whose product is MLLILTEKPEEIRKEILLGMGDFISLKPEETFLLSSSKIRNRGFWNCIEWKIPRVLERSELLQWRETFSKKGADLIQVNRLLDPKEKSFFAFDMDSTLIRQEVIDELARLAGVYEKVASVTKEAMEGNLDFNEALKKRCIHLKGLSSSIFTELYPKLELNTGVERLLKILKENNTRTAVFSGGFTDILEMFQKQYGIDEVYANVLEKINGELSGNVLGEIVDKNKKSECLKTIRDREKIRPSQVVAIGDGANDSLMLNEAGIGIGFHAKEGLKKQIVNWIDFAPMDVLLFLFP